From a region of the Vicia villosa cultivar HV-30 ecotype Madison, WI unplaced genomic scaffold, Vvil1.0 ctg.000244F_1_1_5, whole genome shotgun sequence genome:
- the LOC131625857 gene encoding RING-H2 finger protein ATL16-like, with product MINSQHSTYPIESNMYFTTNKSTIHHVSNAPLFLPNAFPPIQHINPNSVTNFPVVAIIVIGMMATSLLLMAYYILVIKCCLDWNNIDLVRGRRFSFSRQNDQNQSSSYSMTSEPRGLEQVVINSIPIIRYKEEKEYGHDERVSCECAFCLNEFEQDEKLRAIPNCNHLFHIDCVDVWLQNNANCPLCRRRVSLTRETKNVENIIGDCEDFVVIDLDHENEHDDDEGQNLHERRHERGQELLVSPSDYISTNSHKKAIKLHKVSSMKDKGIIGINDKDDGFLVQPIRRSFSLDLSIEVCGDSSGRAKRSLFSFGHGSRSRDVVLPIHLDP from the coding sequence ATGATAAATTCACAACATTCAACATATCCTATAGAATCTAACATGTATTTTACGACCAACAAAAGCACTATCCATCATGTTTCAAATGCACCATTATTTTTGCCAAATGCTTTTCCACCTAtccaacatattaatccaaattcCGTCACAAATTTTCCCGTCGTAGCAATCATTGTAATAGGAATGATGGCCACGTCTCTCTTGCTTATGGCCTATTATATTCTTGTTATCAAATGTTGTCTTGATTGGAACAATATTGATCTTGTGAGAGGAAGACGGTTTTCTTTTTCAAGACAAAATGATCAAAATCAATCTTCATCATACTCGATGACATCGGAGCCAAGAGGATTAGAACAAGTAGTGATTAATTCGATTCCGATTATTCGCTACAAAGAAGAAAAGGAATATGGTCATGATGAAAGAGTTTCTTGTGAATGTGCTTTTTGCTTGAATGAGTTTGAACAAGATGAGAAACTTAGAGCTATACCTAATTGTAACCATTTATTTCATATTGATTGTGTTGATGTTTGGCTTCAAAACAATGCAAATTGTCCACTTTGTAGAAGAAGAGTTTCTTTGACAAGAGAAACCAAAAATGTTGAAAACATCATTGGTGATTGTGAAGATTTTGTTGTGATTGATTTGGATCATGAAAATgaacatgatgatgatgaaggacAAAACTTGCATGAAAGAAGACATGAAAGAGGTCAAGAATTGCTGGTGTCTCCAAGTGATTATATTAGTACTAATTCACACAAGAAAGCAATTAAGCTTCATAAAGTTAGTAGTATGAAGGATAAGGGTATAATTGGTATTAATGATAAAGATGATGGTTTTTTAGTCCAACCAATTAGAAGGTCTTTTTCATTGGACTTGTCCATTGAAGTTTGCGGTGATAGTAGTGGTAGAGCTAAGAGATCATTATTTTCATTTGGACATGGAAGTAGATCGAGAGATGTTGTATTACCTATTCATTTGGACCCTTGA